The DNA region ATTGTCCACTTCCTCCCTTGACGCCTCGTGTTTTGACTCTAGCAGTGCAGAGAGTTGGACTTGCAGCAGAAAAGAAAGGTGAAACCAGTTAGGGTTCTTTCTTTGTTTGGGGTGTGCAACCCCTTACTCTCTGTTGCTGACCAAAAATACATAAAGTGGTTTCagcaagataagaaaaaagctGTTAGCAGCAAGCAAACACGGTTTGGTGATAAGAAAAGAGAGTTGCTGTAATTTTGTTAGCAAATTTCCTCCCTCAGCACTGTGGGCAAAGAGAGCAGCAGACACATGGCAACACATATGATGTCCAACCTGCTTTGACTGCGGCCTGCGTTAGAGAAGAGGCCGGAGCAGGCCAAAAGGTTTTCCACACTGGTTAAAAAAGATTTGAGGAATAATGGAATTAGACATTAATTTATTAGACATTCAAGACAGCTTTGGTGTTGATTAACTGTGTTGATTAGTGTGGTTAATTGTTTGTGATTATAATCCTTAGAATAAAAAGATCCATACACCCTTATTAAATACTGTAATGATAGAAATGAAATTCATCTTTAAAGCTGTTAATTGAATTCTGATGAATCAGGCATTTATGGAAACAAATAGAAGCTGTATACTACTATTTTATATCTATCATttcaccaaataaaaaaaaagtttgtacaCGTCTGTTAACATTATATCATAGTTTAATTTATCCATATTTAACATAATGTAATATTGTTTGGGCATGTGCTTTTCCAACTTATCTGAACAAAAATATTGCTGCTACAGAAACTGTTTAGTAGATTTATTGCTACTGTagtgcattttctttttctatgtgtgaaacaaataaacatttcatGATGCAATGCTCAACTAAACTACTTGATAAAGATGTATATATTGTTGCAGTGATTTCACACTCTCTCACCTTTTCTCAATGGCATCGATGTtcctgaggagcagcaggaccTGCCGACAGCTGCCCTCCTCCCTGTCCGAGAAGAGCAGGTGGTGACCGGTGATGCACAGGGTGCCTCTGAACGGCGGCTGGAGCTGCTGCCGGAGCTCAACCTCCTCCACATTGGCGGTCTTGATGTGCTCAGAAAACTCCATCACAAAGCAAAAACACCTCACCTTCTCACTGCACAAGCGGCCAAATCACTTCCTCGCGTCTCTAGAGAGAAAACGAaagctccctcctctctctctcttctctcttctctctctgggtAGCAGCAGTTGCGCTCTGTTTGTTCTCTGATAAAGAGCCTATAAATAGATTCATTTTTCTCTGATCACAGCCAGGCCCAGATGTTGCTACACCATCGAGACTGCACTGGAAAAGAAGATGTGTTTTTGCTCGAGATGACAGAAGACGGAAGTGCACATTTCCTGAgaagcagtagcagcagcaccGATATGTGTCACATCttgctggtaaaaaaaaagttttgcacATTTGAGGGGGAGAGAGGCAGTGGAGGCTGTGATGTGCTTGTTATATGATACatgaccactagatggcagcatGCTCAAATGCAGAAAGCTGCAGGTCTTAAATCACCACCAGCCTTTAGTGTGGCTTTAGTGTGCaggggtggaagaagtatttgaGTATTTTACTTTAGTATGAGTggcaataccacaatgtaaaatacaattacAGGTAGAGGCACTACTTTTAATAGTTTTCTTTGTAATTGTAGGATATTATCAGCAGCTAAATGTAAAAGTAAAGGCACTCATATACAGAATGCCCCATTGCAaagtattataaagtagtattatattattatatcatattataccatataatataatatactattttattatattatattacattatattattttattttattagggTTGTAGCCCTGAAAGGGCTATAACCCTATTGAGTTTGTGCTGGTTTATTATTCTCTGTTGTCTTATGCCGCGgctcaatttgctgtgagctggaatgagctagaaaaatgaaacttggcacaataactggaaatgatgtgcatgtgcttctcaagaactatgaccccaatcgaccacatggtggcgctgtaattaacgcccaaacatgcgATTTTGGAAAGGCCACGCCCCGCACACCGTAAGTCCgacagacttgaaacttgacacacatgtgcagctccgtgtgatctacaataaagcctctgggaccactaaagtccgcctGGCAaaattttccgccatattggattttatgaaaaacacatttttgacatctcctcctaaactgTAGGtctggcatattttctgcgaatcattattggaccaggctcatcaaaagttgcattaagcttgttgatatgttattgtgttgtgaagatattgaccaatacatttttaaggggcgggctcagcacatcaatagacctaacttcacaagcctttggcccatcatctccaaacttgcagcaaaTGATCACAAGAGTAGCTGGAACATctgctgaaagtttcattcaaatcgaccaCTAGGGGGCGCTTTGAGCGGGCGAAAGCTACAACCCGCGTAatgccgcttgcggctttaattttattttatatcatattatactatatgatataatattatattactttaCCTTACATTATAttgcattacattatattacataacattacattataatacattacattatattatgttacattatatcatattattttattgtattgtattgtattgtattgtgttgtattgtattgtattgtattgtattgtattggtATTACAGATGTGCAAGCAGTATTTCAGTGTTtctacatttaaattattttttatattgtgggtagtttattttttttgcatcatatTTTCACTGATTAGTTGATCAGTTTTGTATGTAACATGTTTTTCTGCAAAacaactagtaactaaagcacTAAGATAAATGTAGCCCTtggaaaaagtacaatatttccctctgaaatttAGTGTATAGTGGTGGAATCTAACCAAGTACTAATGTAGCCTGCTTAAGTATACattttgaagtacttgtactttacttgagtatttccattttatgcttttttatactccattatatttcagagggaatattctttgtactccactacatttatttgactaaCTGTAGTTAATTTGCTGATTGCAGATTTCACATATACAAAACACATGACAGGCGAATGAATACAAGTCATTGTAATAGATTTAACCTCCCAGCAATATAAAGTATCCCCACATCGATTAAAATGCTTCTTACACATTaatatttgaatgcaggacttttacttataatgGAGTATTTCTATTACTATTGTAATGATACTTTGACTTAATTAAAGGATTTGAatacttcttcctccactggTGAAGTAGATGTATAAagtaacattatatatataaagtagctGCCTTTAAACTGTagtgttactttccaccactgagtttaaacacaataaaactttttttttgttatgttttgaggAAGTCCAAGGAAATGTGTCTTCCTTACAGGCTGTAAATGATCCAGCCTCTCCAGTGTGTCCTGTGCCTGATGGGCGGTCACTGCTCCTGTTCTCCTTCAGTATAAAGGAGGTGAGGAGCGACCTGTTGCGCTCTTATAGCCAAGTTGCCAAACCAGAAAGAAGAACTTCACCAAAGACTGCAGTGCGATGGATTTTAAAGAGCTTGGAGAGGAGTCCTCCGAGGTTGACACCGAGGATCTGGACAACGTGAAGGCGCTCACAGAGAAGCTGAAGCTGCAGACGCGCAGACCTTCCTATGTGGAGTGGCAGGAGCGCGTCCAGAGTTCACCGTGGAAGGAGGAGAGTAGtcacccagcagcagcagcagcagcagcaggagaagaaGACAGCCCTGCACCGGACTCTGAAGGACAAGTAGTCTCCGTGCCTGAACTTATGAGAGATGAGAACTCAGAGCTGGTTGTGCGCAACATCTGTGGCTTTGACACTATTGATGATGCTTTGGACTTTCTGAGAAAAGAGCTGGTGAGTGGAGCAATTTATTTGAACCAAAATCAATCTATTATACTGGAAAATTATATGATATCCATTGTAGTACAGCTTTGTCAAACCCAAAATGATTTCCAAAGTTCCCTatgtacactgttaagaatttcccagaaaaataacagtaaagaactggcagcagggttgcctttatgttactgtaaaattaacattattatactgattatttttttgcctagatgaatagacttagcaggttacagacataggaatagtcacactaaatacaattaaaggcacttagttaggaaaaaggctataatagacttgttgacacttttcccaaaatgtatatctatagctacaagcacagaatgcaaaccataacaacatgtgagtgaggaacaataaagctaattcactgattttccaatcatgtacaatgtacaagcctcacatgtgcagatcaggtcccagaattaaaaaaaatactgcatgaaactgttactgatgatactttagacagttgatcagcagtaaagtgctgttttttaagaatgcattatagttcagttaaaaaacggcctatgagcgtaatttaacaggttttcttttgtattaacaggaaagcactgtttttagcaataacaagttaatactgttgaaatcctgctgtaaattaacagcaattgtttacagtgcatgtgtgtgaaataGATATCTATCTCATTACTTCACCTCTAGTTGCCTCTTCAGGTGATCTGCTGCATGCATGAATGCCTTACTTAACTTAGTGGGGGGTAGGATGACTGACTTCATGCAGTCCTCACAGTCCAAACAAACAGTCTGTGAAACAATAAGATGTGTGTTTTCTCACACTCTCAGGCTGCAGCCCGTATATTCCACGTGCCAGTGACTTACGCACTTTGATAAGAAGATTAAAAACTATAATAAGAGCCATTCAAAGTCCTCATATTTTCTGGTAGGTAGGTATGTAGGTaggtactttattaatcccagagGGGGAATTTCTAAGTCACAGCAGCAAAAGATAGAACAAGCACACAAGAATTAAGAATAGAATAtggtataataataatggtatcTCACTGATGCTCACTTTCTCCCATCCTCACCCTCCCtaaaacctcctcctcctcagagggAGATGCAGGTCCAGGACAACCTCCTGGCCCGTCAGCTCATCCGTCTGCGTGCGGACATCCACCGGCTGAAGGTGGAGCAGGTGTGCGACCGCCACAAGGAGATGCTGGACGATGCCACGTACGAGCTGGAGGAGTGTGGCGAGGAGTCGGACCTGCTGTGTGACATCCCCATGAAGGCCGCCTTCGCCCTGTCCGGCCCGCTCAAACACCTGGGCCTCACCAAGATGAACATCAACTCCAGACGTTTCTCACTGTGTTAAAACAAACTTATACTGGATGTTCccatgtcctcctcctcctcctcttcctcctcctctgtgtttgtgttggcttAGGCTTATTTCCTCCCCGGGAGCTGTTTGATGAAGTGAAGAGTGACTGCTAGCTATTGGTGCCCTGGGTGGAAATGAACACGACTGTGCACCTTGGCTTGACATGCATTGGGAAGCCTCAGTGTGCAGACCTGTAGGGGCACACACACCCTTACTATAATACAAACACACCTTCCTGCTGGATGGAGCTGCTCTACTGTTGACTCTGCTTTACCATGTTAACCAGAGTAGAGAGACGAAGGCTTAGAGCTACACTGAGATGTAGAGGTAGATACATAATTGGCATTATATCTTATACCCAATGATTTGGtattgtaaaaacaaattttaaCTTGTGCCAAAGAAGTGCCAAACAGTTGTGAggagagtagaagaagaagctcACTTCAGAAAAGAAGCTTCATGGTCGCAGTTACATTAGACAGGTGAGACTACTTTACattagtggttcccaacctaggggtcaGGGCCCAGACAAGGGGTTGCAAGATAAATGTGAGTTTGTAATGCGATTAACAAGATCGGAACCAGAAAAAGATTTTCtgctagtttttttttctccattgaaTAATTCTCTTCTACCCTCTGGTTGGACTGGTTAAATCCAGTGATGAGGGTTTGCAAGTtgcattttaaaggaacagtgtgtaacattttgggggatctattagcagacatggaatattcataactttgttttcattagtgtataatcacctgaaactaggaattgttgtgttttttgttagtTGAGAGTGAGTCTTTCATATCTAAATGGGGAGTGGGTCCTCTATACGCTATGTTGCtacaccatgtttctacagtagtagtagtagtaacattgcctttttttttcttttaagcaAATCACTAATTAATTTCACCTCTTCCACCCTCTGGTTGAACTGGTTATATCCATTGATGAGGGGTTGCAATTAGATATTGTTtaattttaaaggtacagtgtgtaggatttggcgggcATCTaggggtgtggttgcagattgcaaccaattgaataCCCCTCAACTCATTGCTCCCTTTCGGATAAGGGTAAcgcagttttgcactctgcagctcgcgttaccacagtttcacaagcgtgtcggagaactgcgGTGTCCTTCAGGTTACGTAgaaacgcaaaaggctctctctagagccagtatttggtttgtccattctgggctactgtagaaacacgaaGGAGCAActtggtggactccgtgaagaggacccgctccttatgaagggctcattctaagctaacgaaaacacaaagattcttgGTTTCAGATGATAATACTCCAAAGAAAACATGCTTCCCTGAaattttacacactgttcctttaagaggtCACATGACAAAAAGTTTTGGGATAACTGCTTTACATcactaatacattttttgtgCAGTAAAAAAGTATGACGGTGGCACGTCTGGTCAGATAAAGGAAATGTTCAGCACCACtttaaagtaaataatacaGCAACATATTCCAGCTGTTGAAGCCTGCATCAGGGCATTGTCCCTGTCACTATCCTCAAAGGAAGTGGAAGGTCACACTCCAGCATTTCTACGCCTCTTCTTCACAAACCAAATATATCTTTATTGCCTCAGCGCTGCAGTGACAGGACCCAGGAGGCTGTGCCTAAagcattttgttttccattaCCGTGTCCAGATGCTGCAGAGCACGGGTTGGAAACTGGACAGTGACCAATAAGATGAAATGGTTTATTATATAGCTCGATATTATTAGTAACAGCAAGTAGGACGAATGAGATATTTTTGTTGAGTTGTAACTGTGTTAAAtgttaaacaaaaacaactatTATTATTGCTAAATCATTCTTCTGTAATATGAATGTATCTATTTGACAAATGAGTATGTAAAAGAAATgccttaaaatgtaaatgttttcttgcacatactgtacaacacAATATTAAAGAGACTTTACCATATCTCTGTCACTTGTAAATTATGTTGTAATAGcatttaaaatatgaataattacaTGGTTAGAACTTTATTCTGGTTCTGTGCATGTGTCTAATCTACTATCAACCTTATCTAGGCTAAATGTCACCATATGCTCCACCAGATCCATCCTTGGTCTTGAAGCCATCTTTCACAATAGTCTCTTCTTTCCTGCCACGAGACATTCACGACCCGGTGTGATATCCTAACATAAGAATGGGGCCCCAGAGGGATGTGCAGAACCACAGACATTGTTGGGCATAATTAGTCGAACAAGAAACCAAATATGCCTCTGCAGAGTGCGGCCACTGTGTGAAATGAGAGCACAACCAGGACCGTTGACAGATGACCTCATGTGTGACGTTAGACCTCGATAGTGGAAATGAATATCATATGGAAAATGTAAAGAGGTCGAGGTATTGTACCTCGAGGCCTCGTTCTTCAGTGAATGCTTTTACAATAAAGCTCCGCAGACTTGTGTTTCTCATGCCACTCAGCTCTGCCCTGCAGATAGTTTCACTTGACCTTTTCCCCATATCATACCACATGTCATCGCAGAAGCTAGAGTGTTTGTTTTGAAACTAAACACACTTAAAAATGCACAATATTTGAATTGGTTATAGCTGCAgttggcagaatatttttggcatcattaggcaaaaattccacaataacctttcagcatattgtaattcaaatgttctgagaaataactacacttctgcacctcctcatggctctgttttaaatAATCTTggccgtgatgggagactttggccaatcacaggtcatttcagagagagagagcgttcatattggctgttcattcaacagaggcaactgtcaatcactcgcaaactccaatcaaacagtcaaactaggcagcactgatcaaatatgaatcaatattctgttactgtaatgcctatttctctcctcagatgttttcagaaacatcttgtagtgtactgtttagctgtgaaatgagaaagtttgctctggctggtggacggtgcttggtatttcttcaactgatctcaacatggctgccgggtcacaaactttctaattttacagctaaacagtatactacaagatgtttctgaaaacatctgaggagagaaatgggcattacagtaacagaatattgattcattattgatcagcgctgcctagtttgaccatttgatcagagtttgcgagtgattgacagctgctcagagacggcagactccagctcggctctgattggttgctttcctccggtctgtgaaatcttgcagatgctattaggagcagtggaggacaccggaggacacagacacatgatttttttcagtgtaaTAGGTCCTCTGTAAAGACTGAGTTAATATGCACATGAGTAAGCAatagcaacaaaacaaaagcacaccCACTCACATGAAAGAGGCCAGCACCTGCACCGTGAAGCGTGGGGGTGGGAGGGTTGGAAAACTTTCTGTGTATTGGTAGCATCTCGATTCGATTGCGTAACAGAATGTGATTTCCAACCACATTTAGATGTAGCGACAGCTGTGGTCCAAGGGAGACTAGGAATACCCTTAAAGGCTCATACAAGGCCTGGCAAAAGCTGATCTCCAAAGATGGTGAGGCTCTTTTAGGTATGTGCCAGAGGATCCACACTATTATTCCATCATATTAATGAGGAATTTGTGTCTGACAAGATTCTGCCTTCAGAAACAGGTTATGGATGCAGATGTCTTATTGAAATCAGCTCAGTAAAAGACTATATCACTATCAAAAAGCCCCCAAAACTACCTCACCCACCCTCCTAGATTTACAGTTTACTCTCTCAGTTATGTGCTTTAACGGAAAAAGAGTGAGTTCAGGTGGTTTCACCAAGTGAGGCTTAATCTACGATGTGTCTTCTacgaacacacacatttctgtgcACTTCCTGTAAGGTTTGGACTGACTTCCTGCCAGTGCGCTCTCTGTAGCAGCAGCCGTTCACCACAAGGAAAGAGATGCGGCCCACAGCAGAGTTATctgaaaggtaaaaaaaaaggtgctacAGCGCAGGCTTTAGAGTTGTTAACAGTCTGAGAGATGTGTTAATTCACGTCCTCTCAGGGTTAAATGTGACCATTCAGCAAAGAGCTTTGGTTAAACATGGCGATTCGTAAGAGAGGGTCAGCCACTGATTGACCTTTGTTTGGTTTTTCCCTCTGTGGGTGTGATATTCATGACTCAatctattatttttatgtcGGACTTGGTTTTGAAAACCAAACTCAAAGTCTATTTTTAAATGGTTTGTTGGCCACAgacaaaacagacaaataacCGCATGTGTGACTGACAAAAATAGCCTCTTGATACTTACAACATGGGGCCTGAAACCACTACACCGGGAACTTGACTGTCCCAAATCGCCAAAAcggtcttttttttgtttggcgTTTACTTTAAATATGATAAATTATAATGAATTATAATACTGCTAAGATTAGTCTGATGCTCTATCTTATCAATTACTCTCTTGCAGGGTAAATTCTTTGGAATAACCCTGGACCGCCATCTCACCTTTAAAGGTCACTAACGCACAGATGTTACACACAAAAgtaacatatataaatataacttcacagcctcctttttttttttttaactgtattgGAAACATGTTTGGGAAAGGTGCTGTCCTGACCCCTTTACTACCATGAAGCCTGTAACTGTTCGCCCTgctcacacacagctgcacGACGAAGCACCTGTCAGAAGCCTGCAGAGCAACCCTCAACGTTTCAACGACAGGAAACTCTGAGTCgctctcctccactcctccaagtgtgtgtgttcagacacACATCAGCACGTCTGCATTGACTTAGTTATAATAAGAGAAGCGAATGATGACATGTTCACACTTGGGCTCCTGTTGTGAAAAACAAACTTATTGTTAAATAGTTCTGGTACAAAAGATAACTATTTAATAAAGAGTATCTCTATGGCGGCACGTGGAATCTGATATTGTTGGAGAGGCATTTCATATTTCAAGAGGTAAGTTTCAAACTTGTACATTTATCAGTGTTACATTAgaatataaagaaagaaaagactgTGACTAAGGTAAACATGATAATTTCCCTTTAGTTATCATATGTGTTATTATATAAAACATGATACATAAACCAGAGGGGTTGTATATATTTGGAGTAGAGTCTTTTGACTTTAATGTAATACATGAAAAATGAAGGTTTAGAGAATAATAATGTCTACACCCAGAAGTAATGTCCAATTAGCgtaaatacatattttgttgTTGCATTATTTTAACATAAAGGCTAAAAATGAAACATATTCAGTTACTGATTGTGTCATCGTGATAAAAATCTGTATTACAAAAAAAGACGGGACCGTACAGGAACAATAAGAGGCTTTCTCATTGTAATAAAATATGCATCTGTATCTTAttaatctatttttattataagtttattattatataaacatttatGTGCTTTTGAATTCATAGCTGTCACACAAACATGTCTATATGTGATAGATAATGTAGGTGACGGTGAcatttaaaactaattttaatgtgaaatgtcGAAATTGGAACAAAATAGgtgctgcaacaacaacaaaaaaatccacatacaaatcttttttaaatatgtaaatctatttttttttgtttatgttctcAGTGCCATTTGAAAAGGTATAGTTTATGAGCTTCACTCACaatgccaaaaatgtgttaGGTCTTTCTTACAGCCCTCACACGACCATCTACGTACTCATAATACTTTGCAAACAATAACAGTCATCAGTATTTGTTTGGAAAGGCCTTCAGCTGCAGATCATAAAAAGAAGAGGGTAGCCCCTCAATGGAAAATGCTGACTTTGTTTGTGTGACTCCCTGATTGCTGGCCAGTATGCGTAGGAGTGCTGATAATAAAATACCCTAGTGGACTCCTGTGATTCGTTCCTCGGGGGTCTCAGCACAGTGGTGGGTTGTTATTGCCGGGTCAGGCCTCTCCAGATTCTTCTCACGGCTCTGAGCCTTTGGGACAGGCGGCTGCTGCGATTAGCCCACTGACCCTGTTCCATGAGCGGCCCAATGGGAGCCAAATGAGCTTGAGAAAGCCAGCTTGTACAGTGCACCCATGTAAAACACAATACGGAACACGCGCCACTGGATTATACAAGattagtattattttttatacagTCTACTGTTCAAGTCTGAATACTTGTGATTTACAATGATGTAAGTGGTAGTAACAATGTAGGTATTTGTCACAGTTCTGGATGGGATTTTATTAGACTGTTGTGTGAAGATTTATATGGCGTCAAAACAGTGCCTCAAATGAAAGCTTTTACACAGCTCTTAGTTTCCAGTCTGATTCACCACCGAGACTCCATTTTGAGGCGAGGCCCTCAATCACATCCGATTAAAGGAGTTTTCGGAAACGAAAAACATTTTGTGTCTTCTGTTAGTTTCAGCCACTTACAAATCttaaaatgcaatttttgttgtttttttatgtcttgTATTACAGTAATTGATGTCTGTAATTCAAAATACATTGCCTGATACATAAAAACTGTCTTAGAGAGAC from Sebastes umbrosus isolate fSebUmb1 chromosome 16, fSebUmb1.pri, whole genome shotgun sequence includes:
- the fam167b gene encoding protein FAM167A; the encoded protein is MDFKELGEESSEVDTEDLDNVKALTEKLKLQTRRPSYVEWQERVQSSPWKEESSHPAAAAAAAGEEDSPAPDSEGQVVSVPELMRDENSELVVRNICGFDTIDDALDFLRKELREMQVQDNLLARQLIRLRADIHRLKVEQVCDRHKEMLDDATYELEECGEESDLLCDIPMKAAFALSGPLKHLGLTKMNINSRRFSLC